From the Lathyrus oleraceus cultivar Zhongwan6 chromosome 4, CAAS_Psat_ZW6_1.0, whole genome shotgun sequence genome, one window contains:
- the LOC127137847 gene encoding ras-related protein RABB1c-like → MSYSHIFKYIIIGDTGVGKSCLLIRFADNRFQPFHDVTIGVEFGVRTININNKPIRLQIWDTAGQEKFKSITTSYYRGAVGALLVYDITRRETFHHIAGWLEDLKRHANSNMIFMLIGNKADLSKKRAVSTEEGEKFAKENGLMFMEVSAKSAENVEDAFIKTAGIIYKRIENGNFDVVNESRGIQIGSESKPSVAMDNKVPSVFGGSCCSS, encoded by the coding sequence ATGTCTTACTCACACATCTTCAAATACATAATAATCGGAGACACAGGAGTCGGAAAATCATGCCTTCTAATCCGTTTCGCTGACAACCGCTTTCAACCCTTCCACGACGTAACAATCGGTGTGGAATTCGGTGTGAGGACGATCAACATTAATAACAAACCAATCAGGTTACAAATATGGGACACAGCAGGTCaagaaaaattcaaatcaatAACAACATCATATTACAGAGGAGCAGTAGGTGCATTACTGGTTTACGATATAACAAGGAGAGAAACATTTCATCACATAGCTGGCTGGTTAGAAGATTTGAAGCGACATGCAAATTCAAATATGATCTTTATGTTAATCGGAAACAAGGCCGATCTCAGTAAGAAGCGCGCTGTAAGTACTGAAGAAGGCGAGAAGTTTGCGAAGGAGAATGGTTTGATGTTCATGGAGGTTTCGGCGAAAAGTGCAGAAAATGTTGAAGATGCGTTCATAAAAACAGCGGGAATAATATATAAAAGGATTGAAAATGGAAATTTTGATGTGGTGAATGAGAGTCGTGGAATCCAAATTGGAAGTGAAAGTAAACCATCAGTAGCTATGGATAATAAGGTCCCTTCTGTTTTTGGTGGAAGCTGTTGTAGCAGTTGA